Proteins from a single region of Chitinibacter bivalviorum:
- a CDS encoding DinB family protein: protein MSAKLFTTLFEHKAWANQELLAQLIAHQSVENAKSWRLATRLMNHLYVVDRIFIGHLTGIAHGYPATNTPETPELADLLRNTSETDRELINFIAQCPKARFDEVIDFVFTDGKAGRMSVAEILMHLITHASYHRGQIGRVIAEAKVKIPADILTGFLHRNREDQSAS from the coding sequence ATGTCCGCCAAGCTCTTTACGACTTTATTTGAACATAAAGCTTGGGCCAATCAGGAGCTACTCGCGCAACTGATTGCGCATCAAAGCGTAGAGAACGCCAAGAGCTGGCGGCTGGCGACGCGGCTGATGAATCATCTGTATGTGGTCGATCGCATTTTTATCGGCCATTTAACCGGAATTGCGCACGGCTATCCCGCCACCAATACCCCCGAAACGCCTGAGCTGGCCGATTTGCTGCGCAACACCAGCGAGACTGATCGTGAATTAATCAATTTCATCGCTCAATGCCCCAAGGCGCGATTTGATGAAGTGATTGATTTTGTCTTTACCGACGGCAAAGCCGGTCGGATGAGTGTCGCAGAAATCCTGATGCATTTGATCACACACGCCAGCTACCATCGCGGGCAAATCGGCCGTGTGATTGCCGAAGCTAAGGTCAAAATTCCAGCCGATATTTTGACTGGATTTTTGCATCGCAACCGAGAAGACCAATCTGCCTCATAA
- the mltA gene encoding murein transglycosylase A encodes MKIRSTLLTTASVLAVFLSGCSTTQNTQPSTPAKPKPTIAPSPIPSSAPVAPRYAERTWQEVPAWNQDQLVNGWQAWLKGCAKPRTVWSKICADAKSVPVQSAAIRQFIETRLTPYQLINPDGNETGLITGYYEPVYPGSLTRTATANQPVYAPPKDMITVALDEVYPELKGKRLRGRIVGNKLVPYPDRAEIVAKGLDAPVLAWLTDPMNVQFLQIQGSGRVQLPNGQQLRLGYADQNGRPYKPVGRWLVEQGLMPASEVSMQSINAWAKANPKRIDELLNSNPSYVFFRTLPPSNDGRTGSNGADGPIGSLNVPLTAGYSIAVDPNTVPLGSLAFIATTRPDNDGGIHRMVAAQDTGGAIRGTVRADFFWGTGDAAGELAGKMKQDGKLWLLWPKGTALPN; translated from the coding sequence ATGAAGATTCGTAGCACACTACTCACAACGGCCAGTGTACTGGCCGTTTTTTTATCTGGCTGTAGCACGACGCAAAATACCCAGCCTAGTACCCCAGCTAAACCAAAGCCAACTATAGCCCCTAGCCCTATACCCTCGAGTGCACCAGTCGCCCCTCGTTATGCGGAGCGCACCTGGCAAGAAGTACCGGCTTGGAATCAAGATCAGCTAGTCAATGGCTGGCAAGCATGGCTCAAAGGCTGCGCCAAACCGCGCACTGTGTGGAGCAAAATCTGCGCAGACGCCAAATCAGTGCCAGTGCAAAGCGCTGCGATTCGGCAATTTATCGAAACCAGACTCACGCCGTATCAGCTAATCAACCCCGATGGCAATGAAACGGGGCTAATCACTGGCTACTACGAGCCCGTTTATCCCGGGAGCCTAACGCGCACCGCCACCGCCAATCAACCTGTGTACGCGCCGCCGAAAGACATGATTACCGTAGCGCTGGATGAGGTTTACCCTGAACTCAAAGGCAAGCGGCTGCGTGGCCGCATTGTCGGCAACAAGCTCGTTCCCTACCCTGATCGTGCCGAAATCGTCGCCAAAGGGCTCGATGCGCCCGTATTGGCATGGCTAACTGACCCGATGAATGTGCAATTTTTGCAAATTCAGGGCTCAGGCCGAGTGCAATTGCCCAATGGCCAGCAATTACGCTTGGGCTACGCCGATCAAAATGGTCGTCCGTACAAACCAGTGGGGCGTTGGCTGGTCGAGCAAGGCTTGATGCCAGCCAGTGAAGTATCAATGCAGTCGATTAACGCGTGGGCCAAAGCCAATCCGAAACGCATCGACGAGCTGCTCAATAGCAACCCAAGTTATGTCTTTTTCCGCACCTTGCCACCGAGCAACGATGGCCGGACTGGTTCGAATGGGGCCGATGGCCCCATTGGCTCACTAAACGTCCCACTCACGGCGGGTTACAGTATTGCGGTCGATCCCAACACCGTGCCTTTGGGTAGCCTCGCGTTTATTGCGACCACGCGCCCGGATAACGATGGCGGCATTCACCGCATGGTGGCGGCACAAGACACGGGCGGCGCGATTCGTGGCACGGTGCGAGCTGACTTTTTCTGGGGCACGGGCGATGCCGCAGGCGAGCTGGCCGGCAAGATGAAGCAAGATGGCAAATTGTGGCTGCTGTGGCCCAAAGGAACGGCACTGCCGAATTAA
- a CDS encoding peptidoglycan DD-metalloendopeptidase family protein has protein sequence MIAKLVQRLKLLWAIFFLSLLAACSSTPTGNADGAPAGFYRVKAGDTLYRIAKNNNQSVENIKAWNKLSSNDIEVGQLLRVSASSASVPAKPSSPAAKPATPKPTAAPRASINLIWPNAGNIVQKYAPPRNKGIDIAGNEGDTIVAAADGKVVYAGDGIRAYGNLLIIRHNDDYLTTYAHNQTLLVTEGAQVKQGQPVAKMGKTGTDSVKLHFEVRYKGQPIDPIGPLPDR, from the coding sequence TTGATCGCCAAGCTTGTCCAGCGGTTGAAATTGCTATGGGCGATTTTTTTCCTGTCACTCTTGGCAGCCTGTAGTAGTACGCCGACTGGCAATGCCGATGGCGCGCCAGCTGGTTTTTATCGGGTGAAAGCAGGCGACACCCTGTATCGCATTGCCAAAAACAACAACCAAAGCGTTGAAAATATCAAAGCGTGGAATAAATTAAGCAGCAACGATATTGAGGTGGGCCAGCTATTGCGGGTGAGTGCCTCGTCTGCAAGCGTACCTGCTAAACCCAGCTCGCCAGCAGCGAAGCCCGCCACGCCCAAGCCGACTGCTGCGCCTCGGGCCAGTATTAATCTAATCTGGCCTAATGCTGGCAATATCGTGCAAAAGTACGCGCCGCCGCGTAATAAAGGCATTGATATTGCGGGTAATGAAGGCGATACGATTGTTGCCGCCGCCGATGGCAAGGTGGTATACGCCGGGGATGGCATCCGAGCCTATGGCAATTTGCTGATTATTCGCCACAATGACGATTACTTAACGACCTATGCGCATAATCAAACCTTGCTCGTCACCGAAGGGGCGCAGGTCAAGCAAGGTCAGCCGGTGGCGAAAATGGGCAAAACGGGTACTGATAGTGTGAAGCTGCATTTTGAAGTGCGTTATAAAGGCCAACCGATTGACCCGATCGGCCCCTTGCCAGATCGTTAA
- a CDS encoding dihydrofolate reductase has product MQLAIISAVGANGVIGIENRLPWRLPEDLQYFKALTMGSPMLMGRKTFESLPGLLPGRRHLVVSRNADWKADGAEVFPSIEAAIAACSACADLDKLFVIGGGEIYRQAFAYADTLYLTEVNLSPEGDAYFPEFDRSLWQETSREAHRSAKDIDYAFVIYRRK; this is encoded by the coding sequence ATGCAATTAGCCATTATTTCTGCGGTGGGTGCCAATGGTGTGATCGGGATTGAAAACCGCTTGCCATGGCGTTTGCCGGAAGATTTGCAATATTTCAAAGCCCTCACCATGGGTAGCCCGATGTTGATGGGGCGCAAAACCTTTGAATCGCTGCCCGGACTGTTGCCCGGGCGTCGGCATTTGGTGGTGAGCCGCAATGCCGATTGGAAAGCGGACGGCGCTGAGGTGTTCCCAAGTATCGAGGCGGCCATCGCAGCCTGTTCGGCGTGTGCTGATCTGGATAAATTATTCGTGATCGGTGGCGGGGAAATCTATCGTCAGGCGTTTGCCTACGCTGATACGCTGTATCTGACTGAGGTGAACCTTAGCCCAGAGGGCGATGCTTATTTTCCCGAGTTTGATCGCAGCTTGTGGCAAGAAACCAGCCGCGAGGCGCATCGCTCGGCCAAAGACATAGACTATGCCTTTGTTATCTATCGGCGAAAATGA
- a CDS encoding GAF domain-containing protein, which translates to MQAPANPSNEALRIETLRQFLILDTPPEERFDNLTRAAASFFRVQIAVVSLVDVNRQWFKSTCGLDAKETPRDISFCGHAILQDDVMLVHDALLDPRFADNPLVTGEPKIRFYAGAPLKASNGVNVGTLCLIDREPKMLTPTEIEMLQDMARVVVGEIEKTPALLAK; encoded by the coding sequence ATGCAAGCACCTGCCAATCCCAGTAATGAAGCATTACGCATTGAAACTCTGCGCCAGTTTTTGATTTTAGATACGCCCCCCGAAGAGCGATTCGATAATCTGACACGCGCAGCAGCGAGCTTTTTCCGGGTGCAAATTGCGGTAGTCAGCTTGGTGGATGTCAATCGCCAATGGTTTAAATCGACTTGCGGACTAGATGCGAAGGAAACGCCCCGTGATATCTCATTTTGCGGTCATGCTATTTTGCAAGATGATGTGATGCTCGTTCACGATGCATTACTTGACCCACGCTTTGCGGATAATCCACTCGTCACTGGCGAGCCAAAAATTCGCTTTTACGCTGGTGCTCCACTCAAAGCGAGTAATGGAGTTAATGTTGGGACTTTGTGCTTGATCGATCGAGAGCCCAAAATGCTAACGCCGACAGAAATTGAAATGTTGCAAGACATGGCCCGAGTGGTTGTTGGCGAAATTGAAAAAACGCCTGCGCTGCTAGCTAAGTAA
- a CDS encoding PhaM family polyhydroxyalkanoate granule multifunctional regulatory protein — translation MSEFNPADPFAFFSQMMKPGSNPFLPPLSEEEIERKIVECRTVEQWLSLQVGMLQMTIKTLEMQKAGLAAFKQGLDPKSSENP, via the coding sequence ATGAGTGAGTTTAACCCTGCCGACCCATTCGCTTTTTTTTCGCAAATGATGAAACCGGGCAGCAACCCTTTTCTGCCGCCCTTGTCTGAAGAAGAAATCGAACGCAAAATTGTCGAATGTCGCACCGTTGAGCAATGGCTCAGCCTGCAAGTGGGCATGCTGCAAATGACGATCAAAACTTTAGAAATGCAAAAAGCGGGGCTAGCGGCGTTTAAACAAGGGCTAGATCCCAAATCATCGGAAAACCCGTAA
- a CDS encoding DUF1415 domain-containing protein: MSDEVIINQTRHWLEQAVIGLNLCPFAKSVYVKNQIRFVVSHAKHLDGFLDDLDRELDLLAQSNPDEIDTTLLIHPSLFPDFEVFNDFLTIADEVVAEHELEGILQIASFHPDFQFAETEIADISNYTNRAPYPTLHLLREESIARAVAAFPNPEAIFERNIETLEKLGLAGWLALGLQQSKAGDAA, encoded by the coding sequence ATGTCTGATGAAGTGATCATTAATCAAACCCGACATTGGCTGGAGCAAGCCGTTATTGGGCTTAATTTATGCCCGTTTGCCAAGTCGGTGTATGTCAAAAACCAGATTCGCTTTGTGGTATCGCACGCCAAGCACCTCGATGGCTTTTTGGATGATCTGGATCGCGAGTTAGATCTGCTGGCACAAAGCAATCCCGATGAAATCGATACGACACTGTTGATTCACCCCTCACTTTTTCCCGATTTTGAAGTGTTTAACGACTTTTTAACCATCGCGGATGAAGTAGTGGCCGAGCATGAACTCGAAGGCATTTTGCAAATCGCCAGCTTTCACCCCGATTTTCAGTTTGCCGAAACCGAAATCGCTGACATCAGCAATTACACCAATCGCGCGCCATATCCCACCTTACATTTGTTGCGTGAAGAAAGTATTGCGCGAGCGGTCGCCGCGTTTCCCAATCCAGAAGCCATATTCGAGCGCAATATCGAAACCTTGGAAAAGCTTGGTTTGGCAGGCTGGCTAGCGCTAGGATTGCAGCAGTCCAAAGCAGGGGATGCCGCTTGA
- the metE gene encoding 5-methyltetrahydropteroyltriglutamate--homocysteine S-methyltransferase, whose amino-acid sequence MNAVNEVSVKAHVLGFPRIGAQRELKFALEKFWRGEIGEGELAQVGQTLRRRHWQWQAEAGLDFVTVGDFAWYDQILNAAALLGALPARFGFDAKRLSLPQYFELARGNTEQFAMEMTKYFDTNYHYLVPEISSQTTFDGGVEWFFHEIEDAITQGHAVKAVLPGPLTFLWLSKSKQDGYSRLDLLPSIVAAYTRVLDKLSALGVGYVQLDEPILALTLPAEWVNAFEPTYRTLADQGVKILLATYFDSVAEHAQLLADLPIAALHLDGVRAPEQLDIFAAIWPANKTLSLGVIDGRNIWAADLTKVLGSLKPWHAKLGAQLWIAPSCSLLHTPVDLEQETKEEQLDVELKSWLAFAKQKLAELNILKQALNGKDVQAELDKNQDAHHARRTSKRIHNSAVAARLAALAPTADQRWADFATRQAAQRARFNLPILPTTTIGSFPQTKEIRAARAAFKKGEITAEQYETAMKAEIALVVQKQEDLGIDVPVHGEAERNDMVEYFGEQLAGFAFTQFGWVQSYGSRCVKPPVLFGDVSRPNPMTVAWSSYAQSLTQKPMKGMLTGPVTILQWSFVRDDQPRSLTCEQIALAIRDEVVDLEEAGIGIIQIDEPAFREGLPLKQRDWAQYLAWAGRAFRLSASGVANGTQIHTHMCYSEFNDILPAIAAMDADVITIETSRSDMDLLEAFAGKNGSAFIYPNEIGPGVYDIHSPRVPQVNEMLRLIAKALEVVPAERLWINPDCGLKTRGWPETEAALANMLKATKEARAAIDEGRQLVVDAAKTGNTSQHSGCACH is encoded by the coding sequence ATGAACGCTGTTAATGAAGTTAGTGTTAAAGCCCACGTTTTAGGTTTTCCCCGCATCGGTGCGCAGCGCGAATTGAAGTTTGCACTCGAAAAATTCTGGCGCGGAGAAATCGGCGAAGGAGAGTTGGCGCAGGTGGGTCAAACGCTGCGTCGCCGCCATTGGCAATGGCAGGCCGAGGCTGGGCTGGATTTTGTGACGGTCGGTGATTTTGCTTGGTATGACCAGATTTTGAATGCAGCCGCTTTACTGGGGGCGCTGCCAGCACGGTTTGGTTTTGACGCTAAACGGCTCAGCTTGCCACAGTATTTTGAATTGGCGCGTGGCAATACCGAGCAATTTGCGATGGAAATGACCAAGTATTTCGACACCAATTACCACTATCTGGTGCCCGAAATCAGCAGCCAAACCACATTTGATGGCGGGGTGGAATGGTTCTTCCATGAAATCGAGGATGCGATCACCCAAGGCCACGCAGTGAAAGCGGTATTACCAGGGCCATTAACATTTCTGTGGTTGTCGAAATCTAAGCAAGATGGGTATAGCAGGCTAGATCTTTTACCATCTATTGTTGCAGCATATACCCGTGTGTTAGACAAGCTATCCGCATTGGGGGTTGGCTACGTACAGCTCGACGAGCCGATTCTGGCGCTGACGCTGCCAGCGGAATGGGTTAATGCCTTTGAGCCCACTTACCGTACCTTGGCTGATCAGGGTGTAAAAATCTTGCTGGCGACCTACTTCGACTCGGTGGCCGAGCACGCGCAACTTTTGGCTGATTTACCCATTGCGGCCTTGCATCTCGACGGTGTTCGCGCGCCGGAGCAACTCGATATTTTCGCCGCCATTTGGCCAGCCAATAAAACACTCTCGCTGGGCGTGATTGATGGGCGCAATATTTGGGCCGCTGATTTAACTAAAGTATTGGGTAGCTTGAAACCGTGGCATGCCAAATTGGGCGCGCAGTTGTGGATAGCGCCAAGCTGCTCTTTACTTCATACGCCAGTCGATCTGGAACAAGAGACGAAGGAAGAACAACTCGATGTCGAGCTGAAATCTTGGCTGGCGTTTGCCAAACAAAAACTGGCGGAATTGAATATTCTCAAGCAAGCACTCAACGGCAAAGATGTGCAAGCTGAGCTGGACAAAAACCAAGACGCGCACCATGCGCGCCGTACCTCAAAACGGATTCATAACTCAGCAGTAGCCGCTCGCTTGGCTGCTTTAGCACCCACAGCCGATCAACGTTGGGCTGATTTTGCTACGCGCCAAGCAGCGCAACGGGCGCGTTTCAATTTGCCGATCTTGCCGACCACGACGATAGGCTCTTTCCCGCAAACCAAGGAAATTCGCGCAGCGCGAGCTGCATTTAAAAAAGGTGAAATCACTGCCGAGCAGTATGAAACAGCAATGAAGGCGGAAATTGCTTTGGTCGTGCAAAAGCAAGAAGACTTGGGCATAGACGTGCCGGTGCATGGTGAGGCCGAACGCAACGATATGGTCGAATATTTTGGCGAGCAATTGGCGGGTTTTGCCTTTACCCAATTTGGTTGGGTGCAAAGCTATGGTAGCCGCTGCGTGAAACCGCCTGTGTTATTTGGCGATGTTTCGCGGCCGAATCCGATGACGGTGGCGTGGTCAAGTTATGCGCAAAGCCTGACGCAAAAGCCGATGAAGGGCATGCTGACCGGGCCGGTGACGATATTGCAATGGTCATTTGTGCGCGACGATCAGCCACGTTCGCTCACTTGCGAGCAAATTGCGCTGGCAATTCGGGATGAGGTGGTCGATTTGGAAGAAGCAGGCATCGGCATTATTCAGATCGACGAGCCCGCTTTTCGTGAAGGTTTGCCGCTCAAACAACGTGACTGGGCACAATATTTGGCGTGGGCGGGTCGAGCGTTTCGCCTCTCTGCTTCAGGTGTGGCCAATGGCACGCAGATTCACACGCATATGTGCTATTCGGAATTTAACGACATTCTGCCCGCGATCGCGGCGATGGATGCGGACGTGATCACAATCGAGACCAGTCGCTCGGATATGGATTTGCTTGAGGCCTTCGCTGGTAAAAATGGCAGTGCCTTTATCTATCCAAATGAAATTGGCCCTGGTGTGTATGACATTCACAGCCCGCGTGTGCCACAGGTTAATGAAATGCTACGGCTGATCGCCAAAGCACTGGAAGTCGTTCCCGCTGAGCGATTGTGGATTAACCCTGATTGCGGATTGAAAACGCGTGGCTGGCCAGAAACTGAGGCCGCTTTGGCCAATATGCTGAAAGCGACCAAAGAAGCGCGCGCAGCGATCGATGAAGGGCGCCAATTGGTGGTCGATGCGGCTAAAACGGGCAATACCAGCCAACATTCTGGATGTGCTTGCCATTAA
- a CDS encoding NADP-dependent malic enzyme: MDEELRKKALEYHRFPKPGKIQVVPTKGLASQRDLALAYSPGVAAACDAIVEDPAEARNLTSRGNLVAVITNGTAVLGLGDIGPLASKPVMEGKGVLFKKFAGIDVFDIEIEQKDPDKLVEIIASLEPTFGGINLEDIKAPECFYVERKLRERMKIPVFHDDQHGTAIIVGAAVKNALHLIGKQLSEVKLVASGAGAAAIACLDLLVSLGVQRSNIMVCDSKGVIHTERGPLDETKQRYARDTDLRTLSQALVGADIFLGLSGQGLVTGEMLQTMAACPLVLALANPNPEITPPEAQAARSDAIICTGRSDYPNQVNNVLCFPFMFRGALDVGATTINEAMKHAAVNAIAELAHAEQSDVVADAYGGQELSFGPEYLIPKPFDPRLIIKIAPAVAKAAMDSGVATRPITDFHAYIDELTQFVYKTNLFMRPVFAAAKKAQKRVVFCEGEDERVLHAVQEILDMKLCQPILVGRPQVLQARIDKLGLRIRPGIDFEVCNPENDPRYREYWQLYYSIMMRKGVSENLAKAEVRRKTTLIGALMVKRGEADAMICGTYGLYHNHHHHLMNVLGQKEGSKVTAAMNIVLLQTGNMFICDTYVNQEPSAEQLADITIMASETVRKFGIVPKVALLSHSSFGSYESPSALKMQQTLQLVNERAPELEIDGEMHGDAALSVAVRQQVFPHSRLKGEANILVMPNLDAANISFNLLKTTSVDGVTIGPILMGLAKPAHILTPTASVRRIINMAALAAVEAAALHTGEHNE, encoded by the coding sequence ATGGACGAAGAATTACGCAAGAAAGCACTCGAGTATCATCGTTTTCCAAAGCCGGGCAAGATTCAGGTCGTACCCACCAAGGGGCTAGCCAGCCAGCGCGACCTAGCTCTGGCTTATTCCCCCGGTGTAGCTGCGGCCTGTGATGCTATTGTGGAAGACCCTGCTGAAGCGCGCAATCTCACATCCCGCGGTAATCTGGTTGCCGTCATCACCAACGGCACAGCCGTACTCGGTTTGGGCGATATTGGCCCACTCGCCAGCAAACCCGTCATGGAAGGCAAAGGCGTCTTATTCAAAAAATTCGCCGGCATTGATGTTTTTGACATCGAAATCGAACAAAAAGACCCAGATAAACTCGTCGAAATTATTGCCTCGCTAGAGCCAACATTTGGCGGCATCAATCTGGAAGACATCAAAGCGCCTGAATGCTTTTATGTGGAACGCAAATTACGCGAGCGGATGAAAATCCCCGTTTTTCACGACGATCAACACGGCACAGCCATTATCGTGGGCGCAGCGGTGAAAAACGCGCTGCATTTAATTGGTAAACAGCTCTCTGAAGTTAAACTCGTCGCCTCTGGCGCAGGTGCAGCTGCGATTGCTTGCCTCGATTTGCTGGTGTCTTTGGGCGTGCAGCGCAGCAATATCATGGTGTGCGACTCCAAAGGCGTGATTCATACCGAACGCGGGCCGCTCGATGAAACCAAGCAACGCTATGCGCGCGACACCGATTTGCGCACACTGAGCCAAGCTTTAGTCGGCGCAGACATTTTCCTCGGACTGTCAGGGCAAGGTTTGGTAACGGGCGAGATGCTACAAACCATGGCCGCCTGCCCGCTAGTGTTGGCGCTTGCCAATCCCAACCCAGAAATTACCCCACCCGAAGCACAGGCGGCACGCAGTGATGCGATTATTTGTACGGGTCGCTCTGATTACCCCAATCAGGTCAATAACGTGCTGTGTTTCCCCTTTATGTTCCGCGGCGCGCTCGATGTGGGCGCAACCACGATCAATGAAGCGATGAAACACGCCGCCGTCAATGCGATTGCCGAATTGGCGCATGCCGAGCAATCGGATGTAGTGGCCGATGCGTATGGCGGGCAAGAGTTGTCATTCGGCCCGGAATACCTGATTCCAAAACCATTCGATCCACGCCTGATTATCAAAATCGCACCCGCCGTGGCCAAGGCAGCCATGGATAGCGGCGTTGCAACGCGCCCTATAACTGACTTCCATGCTTATATTGATGAGCTGACGCAGTTTGTTTACAAAACGAACTTATTTATGCGCCCCGTATTTGCTGCCGCCAAAAAAGCGCAAAAACGCGTTGTCTTCTGCGAAGGTGAGGACGAGCGCGTACTGCATGCGGTGCAAGAAATACTCGATATGAAATTGTGTCAGCCCATCCTCGTCGGCCGACCACAGGTATTGCAAGCCCGTATCGACAAACTAGGCCTACGCATTCGCCCCGGCATCGATTTTGAAGTGTGTAATCCAGAAAATGATCCGCGCTATCGCGAATATTGGCAGCTGTATTACAGCATCATGATGCGCAAAGGCGTGTCAGAAAACCTTGCCAAAGCTGAAGTGCGCCGTAAAACCACCTTGATTGGCGCGCTGATGGTCAAACGCGGCGAGGCCGACGCGATGATCTGCGGCACCTATGGGCTGTACCACAATCACCATCATCATTTAATGAATGTGCTGGGGCAAAAAGAAGGCAGCAAGGTCACCGCCGCGATGAATATTGTGCTGCTACAAACGGGCAATATGTTTATTTGCGATACCTACGTCAATCAAGAACCCAGCGCCGAGCAGTTGGCCGACATCACCATCATGGCGAGCGAGACCGTGCGCAAATTTGGTATCGTCCCCAAAGTCGCCTTGCTCAGTCATTCGAGCTTTGGCAGCTATGAAAGCCCATCGGCATTAAAAATGCAGCAAACATTGCAATTGGTGAACGAGCGCGCGCCTGAGCTCGAAATCGACGGTGAAATGCATGGCGATGCCGCGTTGTCGGTCGCGGTGCGGCAGCAAGTGTTTCCGCATTCTCGGCTCAAAGGCGAGGCCAATATTTTGGTCATGCCGAATCTGGATGCCGCCAATATTTCGTTTAATTTGCTCAAAACCACCTCGGTTGACGGCGTGACCATCGGCCCGATTTTGATGGGTTTGGCCAAACCGGCCCATATTTTGACGCCAACGGCATCGGTACGTCGTATCATTAATATGGCCGCACTGGCCGCGGTCGAAGCCGCCGCCCTACACACAGGAGAGCATAATGAGTGA
- a CDS encoding FKBP-type peptidyl-prolyl cis-trans isomerase, with the protein MSAELQIIDLEVGTGKEAVRGALITTQYQGCLEDGTVFDSSYAKGKPFQCVIGTGRVIKGWDQGLMGMKVGGKRKLFVPAHLAYGERQIGEHIKPNSNLVFEIELLEVLTRDD; encoded by the coding sequence ATGAGTGCAGAATTACAAATTATTGATCTCGAAGTCGGCACTGGCAAAGAAGCCGTGCGCGGCGCTTTGATTACCACGCAATATCAGGGCTGCCTCGAAGACGGCACGGTGTTTGATTCATCCTACGCCAAGGGCAAACCATTTCAATGTGTGATCGGCACGGGTCGCGTGATCAAGGGCTGGGATCAAGGGCTGATGGGAATGAAGGTCGGCGGCAAGCGCAAACTGTTTGTGCCAGCACATCTGGCCTACGGCGAGCGCCAAATCGGCGAGCATATCAAGCCAAACTCCAACTTAGTCTTTGAAATCGAGTTGCTCGAAGTGCTGACGCGGGATGATTGA
- the trpS gene encoding tryptophan--tRNA ligase: MSHTDSQTVVVTGDRTTGPLHLGHFAGSLQTRLNLQQNHNPFILLADTQALADHQGDYCKVRQAVIDVALDYLAVGIDPKKSTILIQSMVPELAELSFYMMNLVSVARLERNPTVKSELRAKGQERDVAAGFLTYPVSQAADITALRGTLIPVGEDQLPMIEQTNEIVRRFNRMVGENILNECEALLSNTTRLPGIDGKGKMSRSAGNHIALSASSDDITAAVNKMYTDANHLTIGSPGQVEGNVVFSFLDAFDPDSAKIAELKAQYQHGGLADSVIKARLNEVLQALIGPIRERRAEFAKDPDAVLSMLLCGSAKARQTAVLTLHKVKTAMGMYYF; the protein is encoded by the coding sequence ATGTCTCACACAGACTCACAAACCGTCGTAGTTACCGGCGATCGTACGACCGGCCCGCTGCACCTCGGCCATTTTGCGGGTTCTTTGCAAACGCGTTTAAATTTGCAACAAAATCACAACCCATTTATTTTGCTAGCCGATACACAAGCCCTCGCCGATCACCAAGGTGATTACTGCAAAGTGCGTCAAGCGGTGATTGATGTGGCACTCGATTATCTTGCGGTTGGAATTGATCCAAAGAAATCGACGATTTTGATTCAATCAATGGTGCCAGAGCTCGCCGAATTGTCGTTTTACATGATGAATCTGGTGTCAGTCGCTCGCCTGGAGCGCAATCCAACGGTGAAATCTGAATTACGTGCGAAAGGCCAAGAGCGCGACGTTGCGGCAGGTTTTCTCACCTACCCAGTGAGTCAGGCCGCCGACATTACCGCCCTGCGCGGCACTTTGATTCCAGTGGGTGAAGATCAATTGCCGATGATTGAGCAAACCAATGAAATCGTGCGCCGCTTTAACCGCATGGTGGGTGAAAATATCCTCAATGAATGCGAGGCGCTACTCTCGAACACCACACGATTACCCGGCATCGATGGCAAAGGCAAAATGAGCCGTAGCGCTGGCAACCATATTGCCTTATCGGCCAGCAGCGATGACATCACCGCCGCGGTCAATAAAATGTACACCGATGCCAATCACCTCACGATCGGCAGCCCTGGGCAAGTCGAAGGTAATGTGGTTTTTAGCTTTTTGGATGCCTTTGATCCTGACTCAGCAAAAATCGCCGAATTAAAAGCGCAATACCAGCATGGCGGTTTGGCCGATAGCGTCATCAAAGCGCGCCTCAATGAGGTGCTACAAGCCTTAATTGGCCCCATCCGCGAGCGCCGTGCTGAGTTTGCGAAAGACCCTGATGCCGTGCTCTCGATGCTATTGTGCGGATCGGCCAAAGCACGCCAAACTGCAGTCTTGACGCTGCATAAAGTCAAAACCGCGATGGGCATGTACTACTTTTAA